A stretch of Lathyrus oleraceus cultivar Zhongwan6 chromosome 6, CAAS_Psat_ZW6_1.0, whole genome shotgun sequence DNA encodes these proteins:
- the LOC127095224 gene encoding uncharacterized protein LOC127095224: protein MKRLGLQEIPLSPPMVVTTAMDNVVETPLICENCSLSVNGRNFQIDLIYLPLKKVDVVLGMDWLSANSVFIGCEDKLIIIPSSEIAPKDVLTTILEGTIGMVNFLFENEKSVLLVLTTEYSDNLSVTQIPFVCEFPEVFPEHVTSLPPEREV, encoded by the coding sequence ATGAAGCGTCTTGGCTTGCAAGAAATTCCCTTGTCTCCTCCTATGGTGGTTACTACTGCCATGGATAATGTGGTTGAGACACcattgatttgtgaaaattgttcgCTCTCGGTGAATGGTAGAAATTTCCAGATTGATCTTATTTATTTACCACTTAAGAAGGTTGATGTGGTTTTGGGGATGGATTGGCTTTCCGCCAATTCGGTGTTTATTGGATGTGAAGATAAGTTGATTATCATTCCATCTAGTGAAATTGCTCCAAAGGATGTGCTAACTACTATCTTGGAAGGTACGATTGGCATGGTTAATTTCTTATTTGAGAATGAAAAGTCAGTTCTCTTGGTTCTTACCACAGAATATAGCGATAATCTGAGTGTTACACAAATCCCTTTTGTTTGTGAATTTCCGGAAGTTTTTCCTGAGCATGTCACCTCTCTTCCTCCTGAAAGGGAAGTGTAA